The sequence below is a genomic window from Synergistes jonesii.
GCTTGTAATATTGAATAGCTTCCGGAATGCTGGAAGTGGCAAAAATCMCATGGAATTTATGATTATGGCTGATGGTGATCCAGTTATCAATGATGTCCCGGACAACCATTTTCTGATGTTCTTCTGTTCGGTACTGACCGTTCTCAAGCAGGAAATCTTCAATGCCTTTCACATATTTCCCATTGGCATCTTCAAAGCCCGCCATGGGAACGTTATGCATATACTCATAATAGATTTTTTGCTTTTTCGCGTCAGAGAACACTTCCGCTACAGTTTTTGCCTTTGCTTTATCAAGCGCGACAGCCTCGCGTATGTCCTTTTCTTTGAACGTGAGAACCTTATCCGGATCAAAGCCAAGAACATTTTTATCCCTGATACCGTCAGCAATGCTGTAACGGTGCAGTTCGCTGCCGAATACGTCGGCGGTGGTGCTGCCTTTCTTTTCGTTTTCAGCCTGAATAGGCGTTCCACTGAAGCCGAAGAAGAGGGCCTTTGGGAATGTCTGCTTTACGACCCGCATCATGTCGCCGAAAGTGGAACGATGGCACTCGTCAACAATGAATACAATGCGCTTTGATGTAATCAAGTCGAGATCTGCTTTTTTGAGCTTGCCTTCCGTATCGTCCTTGATGTTGCTCATCTTCTGAACGGAAGTAACGATCAGTGTATTCGCGGGGTCGTTGCTTTTCAGTTTTGCAATCAATACGGAAGTGTCTTCCGTTTCCTGGATATCGTCCGTTGCTTCGGCAAATCCGCGATATTCACCGGCGCTCTGCGTTCCGAGCTCAATACGGTCAATGAGAAATACTACTTTGTCGGCATCCTTTGAATTGGCGATCAGCTGTGCAGATTTGAAGGATGTCATAGTTTTGCCGGAACCGGTTGTATGCCATATGTATCCTCCGAGCTGGTTTCCGTTTTCCCATTTGTGTTTTGCAACGGTATCGGAAATCTTATTGGCAG
It includes:
- a CDS encoding DEAD/DEAH box helicase family protein, with the translated sequence MQQIIEQIKTLRTPLKLNGFINGKSVSITRDNPDDKEHFGKEVSLKIYDRQEIAAGQSRYQIARQPKFTAKTSMLPGRRGDFMLLINGMPLIHVELKKSGIPVSQAYNQIEKYSHEGVFTGLFALVQVFVAVNPEEAVYFANPGPDGKFNSDFYFHWADFNNEPINDWKTLASTFLSIPMAHQLIGFYTVADDTDGILKVMRSYQYYAANKISDTVAKHKWENGNQLGGYIWHTTGSGKTMTSFKSAQLIANSKDADKVVFLIDRIELGTQSAGEYRGFAEATDDIQETEDTSVLIAKLKSNDPANTLIVTSVQKMSNIKDDTEGKLKKADLDLITSKRIVFIVDECHRSTFGDMMRVVKQTFPKALFFGFSGTPIQAENEKKGSTTADVFGSELHRYSIADGIRDKNVLGFDPDKVLTFKEKDIREAVALDKAKAKTVAEVFSDAKKQKIYYEYMHNVPMAGFEDANGKYVKGIEDFLLENGQYRTEEHQKMVVRDIIDNWITISHNHKFHXIFATSSIPEAIQYYK